A portion of the Lolium rigidum isolate FL_2022 chromosome 1, APGP_CSIRO_Lrig_0.1, whole genome shotgun sequence genome contains these proteins:
- the LOC124691945 gene encoding acyl-coenzyme A oxidase 3, peroxisomal-like: protein MDPTPATAARRAAAIARHLAGLPSGAVAALHSSPCLSYAPPESTEAPPAFSPTELRALLDGHHLRDRDWVFGAMEESPLFCPRRSGGKIFLSPDYNEGKEGQREATMRRIGYLTRRGVFRGWLTEPGPEAELRKLALLEALSVYDHSLVIKIGVHFFLWGGAIKFLGTKRHHDKWLSDTENYVIKGSFAMTELGHGSNVRGIETIATYDSQTREFVINTPCESAQKYWIGGAANHATHTIVFAQLHINGRNEGVHAFVAQIRDQDESVLPNIHIADCGHKIGLNGVDNGRIWFNNIRVPRENLLNLVADVLPDGQYVSTVDDPDQRFAAFLSPLTFGRVYIAVSSVYISKVGLAIAVRYALSRRAFSITPDGPEMLLLDYPSHQRRLLPLLAKACMMSSAGNFMKKMYVKRTPEISKAIHVYSSALKATLTWQNMTTIQECREACGGQGLKTENRVGIFKAEFDVQSTFEGDNNVLLQQVSKALYAEFVATQKKKRPFKGLGLEHLNGPCPVIPDCLTSGILRSSKFQMDLLCLRERDLLNQFTKEVSQYLAQGESREKAFMLSYQIGEELARAFTERTILQIFLEDERNAPAGSLKDVLGLLRSMYVTVCIDESASFLRYGYLSRDNVATVRKEVMALCSELRPHALAIVSSFGIPDAFLSPLAFDWIQANALSSESE, encoded by the exons ATGGATCCTactcccgccaccgccgcccgccgcgcgGCGGCGATCGCCCGTCACCTTGCCGGCCTCCCCTCCGGCGCCGTGGCCGCGCTGCATTCCTCCCCTTGCCTGAGCTACGCGCCGCCGGAATCCACCGAGGCTCCGCCGGCATTCTCGCCGACGGAGCTCCGCGCGCTCCTCGACGGGCACCACCTGAGGGACCGCGACTGGGTGTTCGGCGCGATGGAGGAGAGCCCGCTCTTCTGCCCGCGCCGCTCCGGCGGGAAGATCTTCCTGTCGCCGGACTACAATGAGGGGAAGGAAGGGCAGAGGGAAGCCACCATGCGCCGGATCGGGTACCTCACGCGGCGGGGCGTCTTCCGTGGCTGGCTCACGGAGCCAGGGCCCGAGGCCGAGCTCCGCAAGCTCGCGCTGCTCGAGGCCCTCAGCGTCTACGACCACTCCCTCGTCATCAAGATCGGCGTCCACTTCTTCCTCTG GGGtggtgcaatcaagtttcttggAACGAAGCGGCATCATGACAAGTGGTTGTCAGACACGGAAAATTATGTTATTAAAGGTTCTTTTGCAATGACAGAACTGGGACATGGGAGCAAT GTAAGAGGAATTGAGACAATAGCAACTTATGATTCCCAAACAAGAGAGTTTGTGATAAATACTCCTTGCGAGTCAGCTCAGAAGtactggattggtggagctgctaAT CATGCTACACATACAATAGTCTTTGCTCAGCTCCATATAAATGGAAGAAATGAGGGTGTCCACGCTTTTGTAGCTCAGATTAGAGATCAAGATGAGAGTGTGTTGCCTAATATCCATATAGCTGACTGTGGCCATAAAATTGGACTTAATGGTGTTGATAATGGTCGCATTTG GTTTAACAATATACGTGTTCCTCGAGAGAATCTGCTGAATCTGGTTGCTGATGTTTTGCCTGATGGGCAATACGTTAGCACAGTAGATGACCCAGATCAG AGGTTTGCAGCATTTCTATCTCCTCTCACGTTTGGCCGGGTATATATTGCGGTTAGCTCGGTTTATATTTCAAAG GTAGGCCTAGCAATTGCTGTGAGATATGCTTTGTCAAGGAGGGCCTTTTCAATAACACCAGATGGCCCTGAAATGCTGTTACTTGATTACCCCAGTCACCAGAGGCGCCTCCTACCTTTGCTTGCAAAAGC ATGTATGATGAGCAGTGCTGGTAATTTCATGAAAAAGATGTACGTGAAGAGAACACCTGAAATTAGTAAAGCGATACATGTCTACTCTAGTGCTCTGAAGGCTACACTAACCTGGCAAAATATGACCACGATTCAG GAGTGCCGCGAGGCCTGTGGTGGCCAAGGTTTGAAGACTGAGAACCGTGTAGGAATTTTCAAAGCTGAATTTGATGTGCAGTCTACATTTGAGGGTGACAACAATGTTCTACTTCAGCAG GTAAGCAAAGCCCTGTACGCTGAATTTGTAGCGACACAAAAGAAGAAGAGGCCATTCAAGGGATTGGGATTGGAACATTTGAATGGTCCTTGTCCTGTTATTCCTGATTGTCTGACAAGTGGCATATTAAGGAGCTCCAAGTTCCAG ATGGATTTGTTATGCTTAAGGGAGCGGGATTTACTAAACCAGTTCACCAAAGAGGTATCTCAATATCTCGCACAAGGAGAGAGCAGGGAGAAGGCTTTCATGCTG AGCTACCAAATTGGCGAAGAGTTGGCTAGAGCGTTTACTGAGCGCACaattttgcaaatatttttggaggACGAGAGGAATGCTCCTGCTGGTTCATTAAAG GATGTATTGGGCTTACTGAGGTCTATGTATGTCACGGTCTGCATAGATGAATCTGCATCTTTTCTGAGATACGGTTATTTGTCGCGGGACAATGTAGCCACCGTGAGGAAAGAAGTCATGGCACTGTGCAGTGAACTCAGGCCCCATGCGCTTGCTATTGTCAGTTCCTTTGGAATCCCTGACGCCTTCCTCAGTCCACTTGCTTTTGACTGGATCCAGGCGAATGCGCTGTCCTCCGAGAGCGAGTGA